A portion of the Calditrichota bacterium genome contains these proteins:
- a CDS encoding T9SS type A sorting domain-containing protein: protein ARWAATGGTIDRRGLYSAGSDTGFYYVTAEDSLSGITGAAVVWISTITKIDAEKNAKPPTRFTLFQNYPNPFNPETTIRFDVVKSCHVQLTLYDLQGRVVKKLVDGEFSPGRYKVKIRATHLSSGLYLYSIKMGDFHAVRKMLILK, encoded by the coding sequence TTGCGAGATGGGCGGCCACCGGGGGAACCATTGACCGGAGGGGCCTGTACAGCGCCGGAAGCGATACCGGTTTCTACTACGTGACGGCCGAAGATTCGCTGAGCGGGATTACGGGAGCAGCGGTGGTTTGGATTTCGACAATCACCAAAATCGATGCCGAAAAGAATGCCAAACCGCCAACCCGGTTTACTCTGTTCCAAAACTATCCCAATCCGTTCAACCCGGAAACGACCATTCGGTTCGACGTCGTAAAGTCCTGTCACGTGCAGCTCACACTTTACGATCTTCAGGGGCGCGTGGTGAAAAAGCTTGTCGACGGAGAATTTTCTCCCGGCCGCTACAAGGTAAAAATTCGTGCGACCCATTTATCCTCCGGCCTGTATTTGTACTCCATAAAAATGGGGGATTTTCACGCTGTGAGGAAGATGCTCATTTTGAAATAG
- a CDS encoding YHS domain-containing protein, whose protein sequence is MKRLMGVVIMALLIVSVSLAQETPQKKSDVKSSKTVTCAVCGMKLPIAKAGAKTTYKGQTYYFCSTAEKAKFQKNPEKYISTSKKDRLKPARVENESVEGHMRGMKGMAAKAAEFAVDPVCGMKVNPKSAKYKTNYKGKTYYFCAKDDLNTFKKNPSKYIK, encoded by the coding sequence ATGAAACGTTTGATGGGTGTTGTCATTATGGCGTTATTGATTGTTTCGGTGAGTTTAGCTCAGGAAACGCCGCAAAAGAAAAGTGATGTTAAATCATCAAAAACGGTTACCTGCGCTGTTTGTGGAATGAAGCTGCCTATTGCAAAAGCCGGGGCCAAAACCACCTACAAAGGCCAAACCTATTACTTTTGCAGTACGGCCGAAAAGGCCAAATTTCAGAAAAACCCCGAAAAATATATTTCCACATCCAAGAAAGACCGCTTAAAACCGGCCAGGGTAGAGAATGAATCCGTTGAAGGCCACATGCGGGGGATGAAAGGCATGGCCGCAAAAGCAGCTGAATTTGCGGTCGACCCGGTTTGTGGAATGAAAGTCAATCCTAAATCTGCAAAATATAAAACCAACTACAAGGGCAAAACATATTATTTTTGTGCCAAAGACGATCTGAATACCTTTAAGAAAAATCCCTCAAAATACATCAAATGA
- a CDS encoding TolC family protein: MNVKKIALVLVIGSFIGTGVLFAQQEKTDSRTELQQLIQLALKKNPGLRAKALLVESVRTRIPQAGALPDPLLSISLMNMPINSFSFDQEPMTGKQVALMQKIPFPGKLGLKQSIAESSFEVEKFRKKEYENQLIGAIKKTYFSLFAVDQVLRVTEKNLQLLQEFIRIAETRYSVGKGLQQDVLKAQVEHSKLLDQQITLRQRRRSLQAKLNSLVNRSVDTTIPEISTLHLDSLHLEPPELEKIAFESRPFLHALQTRIQKSQQAVRLAQKGFFPDFSLGVAYTQRNRLRNGMAGIDYVSAVISINLPVYFAKKQSQKVSEMRAKKTEAEETFQNTLNMIRFQIEDAWSRVQKNKRQLELLNTGILPQASQSLDAALAGYQVGKIDFLTLLNNQRTLFMYESQYYQALAAYEKSLADLEVIVGKPLLDEQSER, encoded by the coding sequence ATGAATGTAAAAAAAATTGCATTAGTATTGGTTATAGGAAGTTTCATAGGTACGGGCGTGCTTTTTGCCCAACAGGAAAAAACGGATTCACGGACTGAATTGCAACAGTTGATCCAACTGGCCCTGAAGAAAAACCCCGGATTGCGGGCCAAAGCACTTCTGGTGGAATCGGTACGGACCAGAATCCCACAGGCAGGTGCCTTGCCGGATCCGCTTTTGAGCATCAGTTTGATGAATATGCCCATTAATTCTTTTTCATTTGATCAGGAACCCATGACCGGCAAACAGGTGGCCTTGATGCAAAAAATTCCATTTCCCGGGAAATTGGGATTAAAGCAGTCCATTGCCGAGTCCTCATTTGAAGTCGAGAAGTTCCGCAAAAAAGAATATGAAAATCAATTGATAGGCGCTATCAAAAAGACCTATTTCAGTCTTTTTGCTGTTGATCAAGTGCTTCGTGTGACGGAAAAAAATCTGCAGCTTTTGCAGGAATTTATTCGAATTGCCGAAACCCGCTATTCCGTGGGGAAAGGCCTTCAACAGGATGTTTTGAAAGCCCAGGTGGAACATTCTAAATTGTTGGACCAGCAGATTACACTCCGGCAGCGAAGGCGATCTCTTCAGGCAAAATTAAATTCGCTGGTCAACCGCTCCGTTGACACAACCATTCCGGAAATATCAACCCTTCATTTGGATTCACTCCATCTGGAGCCCCCGGAACTGGAAAAAATCGCCTTCGAAAGCCGCCCGTTTTTACACGCTCTCCAGACGCGTATTCAAAAATCACAGCAGGCGGTTCGTTTGGCCCAAAAAGGTTTTTTCCCCGATTTTAGTCTTGGCGTGGCTTACACACAGCGGAACCGCCTCCGAAACGGCATGGCCGGTATTGATTACGTTTCCGCCGTCATTTCCATCAACCTGCCCGTTTATTTTGCGAAAAAGCAGTCACAAAAAGTGAGCGAAATGCGCGCAAAGAAAACGGAAGCAGAAGAGACCTTTCAAAATACCTTGAATATGATTCGGTTTCAGATTGAAGATGCGTGGTCGCGTGTTCAAAAAAATAAGCGCCAGTTGGAGCTTCTGAATACGGGCATTCTTCCACAGGCATCGCAATCGCTGGATGCCGCCCTGGCGGGATATCAAGTGGGAAAAATTGATTTTTTAACCCTGTTAAATAATCAGCGAACGCTTTTTATGTACGAAAGTCAATATTACCAGGCCCTGGCTGCGTATGAGAAAAGCTTGGCCGACCTGGAAGTGATTGTGGGGA